A single Streptomyces mirabilis DNA region contains:
- a CDS encoding RICIN domain-containing protein — protein MAQDDAGASDTRLTELLSADTDSAYPALQELRERHRPSVLAYARLCTRSESAARQLAAQAFTLAAQETARGSNPSVPWRHRLLLLAAQVAASWARDERAAGLDPGLLLVLSTAGPGGPVPPMLAPFQSLPSRTQGLLWYGVVEEEPADRAAVLLGLTREDVTYGGQPALQALGQACLKSRLAASDDPRCGDFRRLIEESLRPDNPRSSPDLHAHMAHCAHCTTAYEELSALRDHPRTALAEGLLPWAGTAYVMSEAGEPRPGVPTSSGPWPPSRRFVLTSAAALGVALVPLLFVVLSSGGSPSQNTAGSVTTPSSVPQVTVTATVSATPSLPAPLPSATSKSPSPTRSPSPSRSASPTPSPTPTPAYPPGSDYAQVVNIASGLCLDIRDGDLTQGTDVVTAPCTSARTQRWRVDSGRGVLQSYADSDLCLDSRGSVDNGVGIWDCGSIDGSHGQNLRFTVDDDGVIRPSIAVETAVTPSGGDGVSLLPLDGGTSQRWRAGAS, from the coding sequence ATGGCTCAGGACGACGCGGGCGCGTCCGACACGCGGCTCACCGAACTGCTGAGCGCCGACACCGACAGCGCGTATCCGGCCCTCCAGGAACTCCGCGAGCGGCACCGCCCGTCCGTCCTCGCCTACGCCCGTCTGTGCACCCGTAGCGAGTCGGCGGCGCGGCAGCTCGCGGCGCAGGCGTTCACCCTGGCGGCCCAGGAGACGGCGCGCGGCTCGAACCCGAGCGTCCCCTGGCGCCACCGACTCCTGCTGCTGGCGGCGCAGGTGGCCGCCTCGTGGGCGAGGGACGAACGGGCCGCCGGCCTCGACCCCGGTCTGCTCCTCGTGCTGAGCACGGCGGGCCCCGGCGGGCCCGTGCCGCCCATGCTCGCCCCGTTCCAGTCCCTCCCGTCCCGTACCCAGGGCCTGCTCTGGTACGGAGTCGTGGAAGAGGAGCCAGCCGACCGGGCGGCCGTCCTGCTCGGCCTCACCCGTGAGGACGTGACGTACGGCGGGCAGCCCGCGCTGCAGGCCCTGGGCCAGGCCTGTCTGAAGTCCCGGCTCGCCGCCTCCGACGACCCGCGCTGCGGGGACTTCCGGCGGCTGATCGAGGAGTCGCTGCGGCCGGACAACCCCCGTTCCAGCCCCGACCTGCACGCCCACATGGCGCACTGCGCGCACTGCACGACGGCGTACGAGGAGCTGTCCGCCCTGCGCGACCATCCGCGCACCGCCCTGGCCGAGGGACTGCTGCCGTGGGCGGGCACGGCGTACGTCATGAGCGAGGCGGGCGAGCCCCGGCCCGGCGTCCCCACCTCGTCGGGGCCCTGGCCGCCGTCCCGCCGCTTCGTCCTGACCTCGGCGGCGGCCCTCGGCGTCGCCCTGGTGCCGCTGCTGTTCGTCGTGCTGTCGTCGGGCGGCTCGCCGTCCCAGAACACGGCGGGCTCGGTCACCACCCCGTCGAGCGTGCCGCAGGTGACGGTGACGGCGACCGTCTCGGCGACCCCCTCGCTCCCGGCCCCGCTGCCCTCCGCGACCAGCAAGTCGCCTTCCCCGACGCGGAGCCCCTCCCCGTCGAGATCGGCCAGTCCGACGCCGTCCCCCACGCCCACCCCGGCCTACCCGCCGGGCAGCGACTACGCCCAGGTCGTGAACATCGCCTCGGGCCTGTGCCTGGACATACGCGACGGCGATCTGACGCAGGGCACGGACGTCGTCACGGCCCCCTGCACCTCGGCCCGCACCCAGCGGTGGCGGGTCGACTCCGGGCGCGGCGTCCTGCAGTCGTACGCCGACTCCGACCTCTGTCTGGACAGCCGCGGCTCCGTCGACAACGGCGTCGGGATCTGGGACTGCGGCTCGATCGACGGCAGCCACGGCCAGAACCTGAGGTTCACCGTGGACGACGACGGCGTGATCCGCCCGTCCATCGCCGTCGAGACCGCGGTCACGCCGAGCGGCGGGGACGGCGTGTCCCTGCTGCCGCTCGACGGGGGTACGAGTCAGCGGTGGCGGGCGGGGGCCTCGTGA
- a CDS encoding RNA polymerase sigma factor SigF, translating to MEDTMSPRLDGSQTQTATSTPSLERPERLDETGTSGLDGLDGLPEIPPYDEVGPVDARALSKTLFERLESLEEGTHDYSYVRNTLVELNLALVKFAASRFRSRSEPMEDIIQVGTIGLIKAIDRFELSRGVEFPTFAMPTIIGEIKRFFRDTSWSVRVPRRLQELRLALAKAGDELAQQLDRAPTVGELAQHLGITNDEVVEGMAASNAYTASSLDAQPEEDDSEGALADRIGYEDHGLEGIEYVESLKPLIAELPSRDRQILSLRFVANMTQSEIGDELGISQMHVSRLLSRTLVRLRKALTVEE from the coding sequence ATGGAGGACACCATGTCACCCCGGCTCGACGGATCGCAGACCCAGACGGCGACGTCGACACCTTCTCTGGAACGCCCGGAGCGTCTCGACGAAACCGGAACCAGCGGACTCGACGGACTCGACGGACTTCCCGAGATCCCCCCGTACGACGAGGTGGGACCGGTGGACGCACGGGCCCTGTCCAAGACCCTCTTCGAGCGGCTGGAGTCCCTCGAAGAAGGCACCCACGACTACTCGTACGTGCGCAACACGCTGGTCGAGCTCAACCTCGCGCTGGTCAAGTTCGCCGCCTCCCGCTTCCGCTCCCGCAGCGAGCCGATGGAGGACATCATCCAGGTCGGCACGATCGGCCTGATCAAGGCGATCGACCGCTTCGAACTGAGCCGCGGCGTCGAGTTCCCCACCTTCGCGATGCCGACCATCATCGGCGAGATCAAGCGCTTCTTCCGCGACACCTCCTGGTCCGTGCGCGTACCGCGCCGACTGCAGGAACTGCGTCTCGCCCTGGCCAAGGCGGGCGACGAACTCGCCCAGCAGCTCGACCGGGCGCCCACGGTGGGCGAGTTGGCGCAGCACCTGGGCATCACCAACGACGAGGTCGTCGAGGGCATGGCCGCCTCGAACGCCTACACGGCCAGTTCGCTGGACGCCCAGCCCGAGGAGGACGACTCCGAAGGCGCGCTCGCGGACCGCATCGGCTACGAGGACCACGGCCTCGAGGGCATCGAGTACGTGGAGTCCCTCAAGCCCCTGATCGCCGAACTCCCCTCGCGCGACCGGCAGATCCTCTCGCTGCGCTTCGTCGCCAACATGACGCAGTCCGAGATCGGTGACGAGCTCGGGATCTCGCAGATGCATGTGTCGCGGCTGCTGTCGCGGACGCTGGTGCGACTGCGGAAGGCACTGACGGTCGAGGAGTGA
- a CDS encoding STAS domain-containing protein, with product MDRQTVGSAQSGRLLVEVREEGSSAVVTPAGELDHHTAELLREPLEDCLDKGHSRLVVDCSRLEFCDSTGLNVLLGARLKAEAAGGGVHLAGMLPVVARVFEITGAEAVFTVHETLDAALAD from the coding sequence ATGGACCGCCAGACGGTCGGCAGCGCACAGTCGGGCCGGCTTCTAGTCGAGGTGCGGGAAGAGGGCTCAAGCGCCGTCGTGACCCCCGCGGGTGAGTTGGATCACCACACGGCTGAATTGTTGCGTGAGCCACTCGAGGACTGCCTTGACAAGGGGCACTCGCGACTGGTCGTGGACTGCTCGCGACTGGAGTTCTGCGACTCCACCGGTCTGAACGTGCTGCTCGGCGCCCGGCTGAAAGCCGAGGCCGCGGGTGGCGGAGTCCACCTGGCGGGAATGCTGCCGGTGGTGGCCCGGGTCTTCGAGATCACCGGGGCGGAGGCCGTCTTCACCGTCCACGAGACGCTCGATGCGGCCCTGGCCGACTAG
- a CDS encoding ATP-binding protein — protein MSTTRPYSPGDRGPESGDGGASGAPGGGGLAVPSGGRQARRLSFDGESGVVPLARDFARQALHAWGWLPAASADRRAAAEDVLLVVSELVTNACLHAEGPDELRIACDNKVLRVEVSDRGAGQPAPRTPHRAGRPGGHGMFIVQRLCLDWGVVRTPGVTGKTVWAELGAPA, from the coding sequence ATGAGCACCACCCGGCCTTACTCGCCGGGCGACCGCGGCCCGGAGTCGGGCGACGGCGGCGCTTCCGGGGCACCTGGGGGCGGCGGCCTGGCCGTCCCGTCAGGAGGGCGTCAGGCCCGCAGGCTGAGCTTCGACGGCGAGAGCGGCGTCGTGCCGCTCGCCCGCGACTTCGCCCGCCAGGCGCTGCACGCGTGGGGCTGGCTGCCCGCCGCGAGCGCCGACCGGCGGGCCGCCGCCGAGGACGTCCTGCTGGTCGTCTCCGAACTCGTCACCAACGCCTGTCTGCATGCCGAGGGTCCGGACGAGCTCCGGATCGCCTGCGACAACAAGGTACTGCGTGTCGAGGTCTCCGACCGTGGCGCGGGCCAGCCCGCCCCGCGCACCCCGCACCGCGCCGGCCGCCCCGGCGGCCACGGCATGTTCATCGTGCAGAGGCTGTGCCTGGACTGGGGAGTCGTACGCACTCCGGGGGTCACCGGCAAGACGGTGTGGGCGGAACTCGGGGCGCCCGCGTAG
- a CDS encoding LPXTG cell wall anchor domain-containing protein: MSYRTYQKRTAALAFAAALAGSAVLMAAPAAEASVVNVNYQCKTPIGDKSAVSPIDIKSVKSGSGYKLTMSWQKGVSSSPVELGKGAMSPSAVIKVGGADSGTVAVSGPANAAAIPANTPIKISDLSGTYTPKKTGKVTFTAGVLTIKALGTTTTCTPTNNPGPSLTLDVTAAGGGSGSGGSSGSSGSGGSTGSTGTDSGGQLPQTGPADSAIALGTFGGTVLLAGAAGTLWLTRRHQTTRR, encoded by the coding sequence GTGTCGTACCGGACGTACCAGAAACGAACCGCCGCGCTCGCGTTCGCCGCGGCCCTGGCCGGCTCGGCGGTGCTGATGGCCGCCCCCGCCGCCGAGGCCAGCGTGGTGAACGTCAACTACCAGTGCAAGACGCCGATCGGCGACAAGAGCGCCGTCTCGCCCATCGACATCAAGAGCGTCAAGAGCGGCAGCGGCTACAAGCTCACCATGTCCTGGCAGAAGGGCGTCTCCTCCAGTCCCGTGGAGCTCGGCAAGGGCGCGATGAGCCCGAGCGCCGTGATCAAGGTGGGCGGCGCGGACAGCGGCACGGTGGCCGTGAGCGGCCCCGCCAACGCGGCCGCGATCCCCGCCAACACCCCCATCAAGATCAGTGACTTGTCGGGTACGTACACGCCGAAGAAGACCGGCAAGGTCACCTTCACCGCGGGCGTGCTCACGATCAAGGCGCTCGGCACGACGACCACCTGCACCCCCACGAACAACCCCGGGCCGTCGCTGACCCTCGACGTCACGGCGGCGGGGGGCGGTTCGGGAAGCGGTGGATCCAGCGGATCCAGCGGCTCGGGCGGTTCGACGGGCTCGACCGGCACCGACTCCGGCGGCCAGCTCCCGCAGACCGGTCCCGCCGACTCGGCGATCGCCCTCGGCACGTTCGGCGGCACGGTGCTGCTCGCGGGCGCGGCGGGCACGCTGTGGCTGACCCGCAGGCATCAGACGACCCGCCGCTGA